Proteins from a single region of Apium graveolens cultivar Ventura chromosome 7, ASM990537v1, whole genome shotgun sequence:
- the LOC141671595 gene encoding galactan beta-1,4-galactosyltransferase GALS3-like — MGDIDIDTKNESPRKEKKMFIGIVWNCAAELKLLLTALLFLTSLLTIFQFLPSQLSFSSFCISPEKVGLTNNIISTNSLVGIIPPENSKNNATPFNLSKNPLNITNILADPSPPDYKDEKLPTGVIKRRFNTYGAAAYNFILMSAYRGGLNTFAINGLSSKPLHVFGKPSYTCEWVPYGKSGEPIKVTGEKFLPDWGYGRVYTVVIINCTFPTPVYKTGGKLLLHAAANGGGDTEFNVTDTFVALTETPNSLNPKIFTDPPKYDYLYCGSSLYGNLSPQRVREWLAYHIRMFGVKSHFVIHDAGGVHSEVMEVLKPWIEKGYVTLQDIRDEERFDGYYHNQFLIVNDCLHRYKFMAKWMFFFDVDEFIFVPKKSTLKSVMDSFSDFSQFTIEQMPMSNKLCLTEDRGKSYKKWGFEKLVYKDSKKGIRRDRKYVVRPRDVFATGVHMSQNMVGKTTHKTEGKIMYYHYHGTISERREPCRQLINATQLNFERTPYVLDTTMRDAAGAVKRFEVKMIGSTLQRTRQ; from the exons ATGGGGGATATAGATATAGACACCAAAAATGAAAGCCCACGAAAAGAGAAAAAAATGTTCATCGGAATTGTATGGAACTGCGCCGCTGAGCTCAAACTCCTCCTCACTGCTCTCCTCTTTCTCACTTCTCTCCTCACCATCTTTCAGTTCCTCCCTTCTCAACTCTCTTTCTCTTCATTTTGTATCTCGCCGGAAAAAGTGGGCCTCACTAACAACATAATTTCGACCAATTCACTTGTCGGAATAATCCCGCCGGAAAACAGCAAAAACAATGCCACCCCATTTAATCTTTCCAAAAACCCACTTAATATTACCAACATTCTCGCCGACCCATCACCGCCGGATTATAAAGATGAGAAGCTTCCGACCGGCGTCATTAAGCGCCGGTTCAACACGTATGGCGCCGCTGCGTACAATTTTATACTAATGTCAGCTTATAGAGGTGGTCTAAACACGTTTGCAATAAATGGGTTGTCTTCAAAACCTCTCCATGTCTTCGGAAAACCATCCTACACTTGTGAGTGGGTCCCATATGGGAAGTCCGGCGAACCCATCAAAGTTACCGGCGAGAAATTTTTGCCGGACTGGGGTTACGGCCGTGTATACACGGTTGTTATAATCAACTGTACTTTTCCAACCCCAGTTTATAAAACTGGCGGGAAATTACTCCTCCATGCCGCCGCCAACGGGGGCGGCGACACGGAGTTCAATGTCACAGACACCTTTGTGGCCTTAACTGAAACCCCTAATTCACTAAACCCTAAAATTTTCACTGACCCTCCTAAATATGATTACTTATATTGTGGGTCTTCATTATATGGTAATTTAAGTCCACAAAGAGTGAGAGAGTGGTTAGCTTATCACATAAGAATGTTTGGTGTGAAGTCACATTTTGTTATACATGATGCTGGTGGGGTCCACTCTGAGGTTATGGAGGTTTTGAAGCCTTGGATTGAGAAAGGATATGTCACATTACAAGATATTAGAGATGAAGAGAGGTTTGATGGGTACTATCATAATCAGTTTCTTATTGTGAATGATTGTTTGCATAGATACAAGTTTATGGCTAAGTGGATGTTTTTTTTTGATGTGGATGAGTTCATTTTCGTGCCTAAGAAGAGTACTCTGAAATCAGTTATGGACTCGTTTTCGGACTTCTCGCAGTTTACGATTGAGCAAATGCCTATGTCGAATAAGTTGTGTCTTACTGAAGATAGAGGCAAAAGTTACAA GAAATGGGGATTTGAAAAACTGGTGTATAAAGATTCAAAGAAAGGAATCAGAAGGGACCGAAAATACGTAGTTCGACCGCGAGACGTGTTCGCAACTGGAGTTCACATGTCACAAAATATGGTCGGCAAGACAACACACAAAACTGAGGGGAAAATCATGTATTACCATTATCATGGAACCATATCAGAGAGACGTGAGCCGTGTCGACAACTAATCAACGCTACACAGCTAAATTTTGAACGCACTCCTTACGTTTTAGACACCACAATGCGAGATGCAGCAGGAGCTGTCAAGAGATTTGAAGTGAAAATGATCGGCTCTACATTACAGAGAACGCGTCAATGA